One Candidatus Methylomirabilota bacterium DNA segment encodes these proteins:
- a CDS encoding substrate-binding domain-containing protein, whose protein sequence is MMMARSRAGLWLALALALPSSPAPALARSNVVILSTTTSTQDSGLLDVLVPMFERKTGLTVKTISVGTGQALALAARGEADVTLAHAPSVEKKYVEEGKMSNRRLVMYNDFVIIGPPADPAKIRGVPKAVEALKRIAESQSRFVSRGDKSGTHVLEHRLWKQAGVEPKGAWYIESGQGMGQTLGIANDRRAYTLTDRGTYLAFQKRVDLPILVEKDRPLLNIYSVMEVNPANGPRVNAAGGRAFAEFILAPDTQAVIKTFGVDKYGQPLFVPIAGKKDEDL, encoded by the coding sequence ATGATGATGGCTCGATCGCGCGCGGGACTCTGGCTGGCGCTCGCGCTGGCGCTGCCGTCGTCGCCGGCGCCCGCGCTCGCCCGGTCCAACGTCGTCATTCTCTCCACCACGACCAGCACCCAGGACTCGGGCCTGCTCGACGTGCTGGTGCCGATGTTCGAGAGGAAGACCGGCCTCACCGTGAAGACCATCTCGGTCGGCACCGGCCAGGCCCTCGCCCTGGCCGCCCGCGGGGAGGCCGACGTCACGCTGGCCCACGCCCCGTCGGTCGAGAAGAAGTACGTCGAGGAAGGCAAGATGTCCAACCGCCGCCTCGTCATGTACAACGACTTCGTGATCATCGGCCCGCCCGCCGATCCCGCGAAGATCCGGGGCGTGCCGAAGGCGGTGGAGGCGCTCAAGCGCATCGCGGAGAGCCAGTCGCGCTTCGTCTCGCGCGGCGACAAGTCCGGCACCCACGTGCTGGAGCACCGGTTGTGGAAGCAGGCGGGCGTCGAGCCGAAGGGGGCCTGGTACATCGAGTCGGGGCAGGGTATGGGACAGACCCTCGGCATCGCGAACGACCGCCGCGCCTACACCCTGACCGACCGCGGCACCTACCTCGCCTTCCAGAAGCGCGTGGACCTCCCGATCCTGGTCGAGAAGGACCGGCCGCTGCTGAACATCTACTCGGTGATGGAGGTCAATCCGGCCAACGGCCCGCGGGTCAATGCCGCGGGCGGCCGAGCGTTCGCCGAGTTCATCCTGGCGCCCGACACCCAGGCGGTCATCAAGACCTTCGGCGTCGACAAGTACGGCCAGCCCCTCTTCGTGCCGATCGCCGGCAAGAAGGACGAGGATCTCTAG
- a CDS encoding ABC transporter permease, with the protein MSLFGEGLLEALRLLVAGDPEVWQIAWLSLQISATATLLSLLIGVPIGALLALSRFPGRALAVSLVNTGMGLPPVVVGLFVTILLWRNGALGFLELLYTPAAMIAGQLVIAAPIVTGLTLAAVQQVPEAFRLQMLGLGASRIQMIWVLLKEARLPMLAAVMAGFGGVISEVGASMMLGGNIKGSTRVLTTATVLETGKGNFDLAIALSVILLVITFLVNWALSWIQQRRRA; encoded by the coding sequence GTGAGCCTCTTCGGCGAGGGCCTCCTCGAAGCGCTCCGGCTGCTCGTCGCCGGCGACCCGGAGGTCTGGCAGATCGCCTGGCTGTCGCTGCAGATCTCCGCGACCGCCACGCTGCTGTCGCTGCTCATCGGCGTGCCGATCGGCGCGCTGCTCGCGCTGTCACGCTTCCCCGGCCGCGCCCTCGCGGTGAGCCTGGTCAACACCGGCATGGGATTGCCGCCGGTGGTGGTCGGCCTCTTCGTGACGATCCTGCTCTGGCGCAACGGCGCGCTCGGCTTCCTCGAATTGCTCTACACGCCGGCCGCGATGATCGCCGGCCAGCTGGTCATCGCGGCGCCGATCGTGACCGGCCTCACCCTGGCCGCGGTCCAGCAGGTGCCCGAGGCGTTCCGCCTGCAGATGCTGGGGCTCGGGGCCTCGCGGATCCAGATGATCTGGGTGCTGCTCAAGGAAGCGCGGCTGCCGATGCTGGCCGCGGTGATGGCCGGCTTCGGCGGCGTGATCTCCGAGGTCGGCGCCTCCATGATGCTCGGCGGCAACATCAAGGGCTCGACGCGCGTGCTGACCACCGCCACCGTGCTCGAGACCGGCAAGGGCAACTTCGACCTCGCCATCGCGCTGTCGGTGATCCTGCTCGTGATCACCTTCCTGGTGAACTGGGCGCTCAGCTGGATCCAGCAGCGCCGCCGCGCCTAG